The following are encoded together in the Vigna unguiculata cultivar IT97K-499-35 chromosome 2, ASM411807v1, whole genome shotgun sequence genome:
- the LOC114173985 gene encoding BES1/BZR1 homolog protein 2-like, with product MTGGGSTGRMPTWKERENNKRRERRRRAIAAKIYTGLRAQGNYKLPKHCDNNEVLKALCAEAGWIVEEDGTTYRKGCKRPTGSEIGGTPPNISACSSIQPSPQSSSFPSPVPSYHASPTSSSFPSPTRIDANPSSFLIPFIRNITSIPANLPPLRISNSAPVTPPLSSPRTSKRKADFDSLSNASFRHPLFATSAPSSPSRRHHVATSTIPECDESDASTVDSASGRWVSFQGQTAAGPPSPTFNLMKPAMHQIPAQEGVQWGSVAEIARGVSDFDFENGRVKPWEGERIHEVGMDDLELTLGFGKA from the exons ATGACCGGCGGCGGATCGACGGGGCGGATGCCGACGTGGAAGGAGAGGGAGAACAACAAGAGGAGAGAAAGAAGACGGAGAGCGATTGCTGCCAAGATCTACACCGGCCTTCGAGCTCAGGGGAACTACAAGCTTCCCAAACACTGCGACAACAACGAGGTCCTCAAGGCTCTCTGCGCAGAAGCTGGCTGGATCGTGGAAGAAGATGGCACTACCTACAGAAAG GGATGCAAGAGACCCACGGGAAGTGAGATTGGAGGCACTCCACCCAACATAAGCGCGTGTTCTTCGATCCAGCCAAGTCCACAATCTTCCTCATTCCCGAGTCCTGTGCCTTCCTATCACGCTAGTCCAACCTCTTCCTCCTTCCCCAGCCCCACTCGCATTGACGCCAACCCCTCTTCCTTTCTCATCCCATTCATCCGCAACATAACTTCAATCCCCGCCAACCTCCCACCTCTCAGGATATCCAACAGCGCCCCTGTCACCCCACCTCTTTCCTCTCCCCGGACCTCCAAGCGCAAGGCGGACTTCGATTCCCTCTCCAACGCCTCCTTCCGCCACCCTCTTTTCGCCACCTCCGCCCCCTCCAGCCCCTCGCGCCGCCACCACGTCGCCACTTCCACCATCCCCGAGTGCGACGAGTCAGACGCTTCCACCGTCGACTCTGCCTCCGGCCGTTGGGTTAGTTTTCAGGGTCAGACCGCCGCCGGTCCCCCTTCCCCTACCTTTAACCTCATGAAACCCGCTATGCACCAGATCCCTGCTCAGGAGGGCGTACAGTGGGGTTCCGTTGCGGAGATAGCCAGAGGAGTGTCCGATTTTGACTTCGAGAATGGCAGAGTGAAGCCTTGGGAGGGTGAGAGAATACACGAGGTGGGAATGGATGATTTGGAGCTTACTCTCGGATTCGGAAAAGCTTGA
- the LOC114173493 gene encoding BES1/BZR1 homolog protein 2-like — protein sequence MTGGGSTGRMPTWKERENNKRRERRRRAIAAKIYAGLRAQGNYKLPKHCDNNEVLKALCAEAGWIVEEDGTTYRKGCKRPTGSEIGGTPPNISACSSIQPSPQSSSFPSPVPSYHASPTSSSFPSPTRIDANPSSFLIPFIRNITSIPANLPPLRISNSAPVTPPLSSPRTSKRKADFDSLSNASFRHPLFATSAPSSPSRRHHVATSTIPECDESDASTVDSASGRWVSFQGQTAAGPPSPTFNLMKPAMHQIPAQEGVQWGSVAEIARGVSDFDFENGRVKPWEGERIHEVGMDELELTLGFGKA from the exons ATGACCGGAGGCGGATCGACGGGGAGGATGCCGACATGGAAGGAGAGGGAGAACAACAAGAGGAGAGAAAGAAGACGGAGAGCGATTGCGGCTAAGATCTACGCAGGCCTTCGAGCTCAGGGGAACTACAAGCTTCCCAAACACTGCGACAACAACGAGGTCCTCAAGGCTCTCTGCGCAGAAGCTGGCTGGATCGTGGAAGAAGATGGCACTACCTACAGAAAG GGATGCAAGAGACCCACGGGAAGTGAGATTGGAGGCACTCCACCCAACATAAGCGCGTGTTCTTCGATCCAGCCAAGTCCACAATCTTCCTCATTCCCGAGTCCTGTGCCTTCCTATCACGCTAGTCCAACCTCTTCCTCCTTCCCCAGCCCCACTCGCATTGACGCCAACCCCTCTTCCTTTCTCATCCCATTCATCCGCAACATAACTTCAATCCCCGCCAACCTCCCACCTCTCAGGATATCCAACAGCGCCCCTGTCACCCCACCTCTTTCCTCTCCCCGGACCTCCAAGCGCAAGGCGGACTTCGATTCCCTCTCCAACGCCTCCTTCCGCCACCCTCTTTTCGCCACCTCCGCCCCCTCCAGCCCCTCGCGCCGCCACCACGTCGCCACTTCCACCATCCCCGAGTGCGACGAGTCAGACGCTTCCACCGTCGACTCTGCCTCCGGCCGTTGGGTTAGTTTTCAGGGTCAGACCGCCGCCGGCCCCCCTTCCCCTACCTTTAACCTCATGAAACCCGCTATGCACCAGATCCCTGCTCAGGAGGGCGTACAGTGGGGTTCCGTTGCGGAGATAGCCAGAGGAGTGTCCGATTTTGACTTCGAGAATGGCAGAGTGAAGCCTTGGGAGGGTGAGAGAATACACGAGGTGGGAATGGATGAATTGGAGCTTACTCTCGGATTTGGAAAAGCTTGA
- the LOC114173015 gene encoding uncharacterized protein LOC114173015 isoform X2, protein MKTRQIFGVSLSLILINLAAVMEKADENLLPSVYKEVSEAFNAGPSDLGYLTFIRNFVQGLSSPLAGILVINYDRPTVLAMGTFCWALSTAAVGVCHNFLQVAFWRAINGFGLAIVIPALQSFIADSYRDGVRGTGFGLLSLIGNLGGIGGGVVATVMAGKQFWGLEGWRCAFVLMATLSALIGFLVLLYVVDPRKRFPTTRDASESSDRDDSIYKGNASAASIWMDSWAATKAVIKVKTFQIIVLQGIIGSLPWTAMVFFTMWFELIGFDNNTSASLLGLFAIGCAMGSLIGGSIADRLTQVYPHSARTMCAQFSAFMGIPFSWILLRMIPQSVSSFLTFSVTLFVMGLTISWNGTAANAPMFAEVVPVKHRTMIYAFDRAFEVSFSSIAAPLVGILSEKTFGYNSKSVDPIKGSSPEALALSKGILSMMAVPFGLCCLCYTPLYYIFKQDRENARMLAVKEEEMM, encoded by the exons ATGAA aACGAGACAGATCTTTGGTGTGTCTCTCTCCCTCATTCTTATCAACCTTGCTGCTGTAATGGAGAAGGCGGATGAAAACCTTCTTCCATCTGTCTACAAAGAAGTTAGTGAAGCATTTAATGCGGGGCCATCTGACTTGGGTTACCTCACATTCATAAGAAACTTTGTTCAGGGACTGTCTTCTCCTCTGGCTGGTATACTCGTTATCAACTACGATCGCCCAACGGTTCTTGCTATGGGCACTTTCTGCTGGGCGTTATCTACAGCTGCAGTGGGTGTTTGCCACAATTTTCTGCAGGTTGCATTCTGGAGAGCAATAAATGGCTTTGGTTTGGCAATTGTGATTCCAGCACTCCAGTCTTTCATTGCTGATAGCTACAGGGACGGAGTGAGAGGAACTGGGTTTGGATTGCTGAGTCTCATTGGTAACTTAGGAGGCATAGGAGGTGGTGTTGTGGCTACTGTCATGGCTGGAAAACAGTTTTGGGGCCTAGAAGGATGGCGATGTGCATTCGTTTTGATGGCAACTTTGAGTGCATTAATTGGATTCCTTGTTTTACTATATGTTGTTGACCCAAGAAAAAGATTTCCTACCACTCGAGATGCTAGTGAGAGTTCAGACAG AGATGATTCTATCTATAAAGGCAATGCTAGTGCAGCATCAATCTGGATGGACTCTTGGGCAGCCACAAAAGCTGTGATAAAAGtgaaaacatttcaaataattgtctTACAGGGCATTATTGGGTCACTGCCGTGGACTGCCATGGTGTTTTTCACAATGTGGTTCGAACTAATTG GTTTTGATAACAATACTTCAGCAAGCCTCCTTGGTCTTTTTGCCATTGGATGTGCCATGGGATCTTTGATAGGTGGATCAATAGCTGATCGATTAACACAAGTCTACCCTCATTCTGCTCGAACCATGTGCGCACAGTTTAGTGCCTTTATGGGCATTCCATTCTCATGGATTCTTCTCAGGATGATCCCTCAGTCAGTAAGTAGTTTTCTTACCTTTTCTGTGACCCTCTTTGTGATGGGTCTAACAATCAGCTGGAACGGTACGGCTGCAAATGCTCCTATGTTTGCTGAGGTAGTCCCTGTCAAGCACCGTACCATGATTTATGCATTTGATCGAGCTTTTGAAGTCTCGTTTTCTTCTATAGCGGCTCCGCTGGTTGGGATTCTTTCTGAGAAAACGTTTGGCTATAACTCAAAGTCCGTTGATCCCATCAAAGGATCTTCACCAGAGGCTCTTGCCTTGTCAAAGGGCATTCTTTCCATGATGGCTGTTCCATTTGGGTTGTGTTGTTTATGCTACACCCCTCTATATTACATATTTAAGCAGGACCGTGAAAATGCTAGAATGCTTGCTGTGAAAGAGGAGGAGATGATGTGA
- the LOC114173015 gene encoding uncharacterized protein LOC114173015 isoform X1, with product MKTRQIFGVSLSLILINLAAVMEKADENLLPSVYKEVSEAFNAGPSDLGYLTFIRNFVQGLSSPLAGILVINYDRPTVLAMGTFCWALSTAAVGVCHNFLQVAFWRAINGFGLAIVIPALQSFIADSYRDGVRGTGFGLLSLIGNLGGIGGGVVATVMAGKQFWGLEGWRCAFVLMATLSALIGFLVLLYVVDPRKRFPTTRDASESSDSRDDSIYKGNASAASIWMDSWAATKAVIKVKTFQIIVLQGIIGSLPWTAMVFFTMWFELIGFDNNTSASLLGLFAIGCAMGSLIGGSIADRLTQVYPHSARTMCAQFSAFMGIPFSWILLRMIPQSVSSFLTFSVTLFVMGLTISWNGTAANAPMFAEVVPVKHRTMIYAFDRAFEVSFSSIAAPLVGILSEKTFGYNSKSVDPIKGSSPEALALSKGILSMMAVPFGLCCLCYTPLYYIFKQDRENARMLAVKEEEMM from the exons ATGAA aACGAGACAGATCTTTGGTGTGTCTCTCTCCCTCATTCTTATCAACCTTGCTGCTGTAATGGAGAAGGCGGATGAAAACCTTCTTCCATCTGTCTACAAAGAAGTTAGTGAAGCATTTAATGCGGGGCCATCTGACTTGGGTTACCTCACATTCATAAGAAACTTTGTTCAGGGACTGTCTTCTCCTCTGGCTGGTATACTCGTTATCAACTACGATCGCCCAACGGTTCTTGCTATGGGCACTTTCTGCTGGGCGTTATCTACAGCTGCAGTGGGTGTTTGCCACAATTTTCTGCAGGTTGCATTCTGGAGAGCAATAAATGGCTTTGGTTTGGCAATTGTGATTCCAGCACTCCAGTCTTTCATTGCTGATAGCTACAGGGACGGAGTGAGAGGAACTGGGTTTGGATTGCTGAGTCTCATTGGTAACTTAGGAGGCATAGGAGGTGGTGTTGTGGCTACTGTCATGGCTGGAAAACAGTTTTGGGGCCTAGAAGGATGGCGATGTGCATTCGTTTTGATGGCAACTTTGAGTGCATTAATTGGATTCCTTGTTTTACTATATGTTGTTGACCCAAGAAAAAGATTTCCTACCACTCGAGATGCTAGTGAGAGTTCAGACAG CAGAGATGATTCTATCTATAAAGGCAATGCTAGTGCAGCATCAATCTGGATGGACTCTTGGGCAGCCACAAAAGCTGTGATAAAAGtgaaaacatttcaaataattgtctTACAGGGCATTATTGGGTCACTGCCGTGGACTGCCATGGTGTTTTTCACAATGTGGTTCGAACTAATTG GTTTTGATAACAATACTTCAGCAAGCCTCCTTGGTCTTTTTGCCATTGGATGTGCCATGGGATCTTTGATAGGTGGATCAATAGCTGATCGATTAACACAAGTCTACCCTCATTCTGCTCGAACCATGTGCGCACAGTTTAGTGCCTTTATGGGCATTCCATTCTCATGGATTCTTCTCAGGATGATCCCTCAGTCAGTAAGTAGTTTTCTTACCTTTTCTGTGACCCTCTTTGTGATGGGTCTAACAATCAGCTGGAACGGTACGGCTGCAAATGCTCCTATGTTTGCTGAGGTAGTCCCTGTCAAGCACCGTACCATGATTTATGCATTTGATCGAGCTTTTGAAGTCTCGTTTTCTTCTATAGCGGCTCCGCTGGTTGGGATTCTTTCTGAGAAAACGTTTGGCTATAACTCAAAGTCCGTTGATCCCATCAAAGGATCTTCACCAGAGGCTCTTGCCTTGTCAAAGGGCATTCTTTCCATGATGGCTGTTCCATTTGGGTTGTGTTGTTTATGCTACACCCCTCTATATTACATATTTAAGCAGGACCGTGAAAATGCTAGAATGCTTGCTGTGAAAGAGGAGGAGATGATGTGA